Genomic DNA from Crateriforma spongiae:
CGGATGCGAGTGGTGCATTCATGCCCATGCGTCGACAGCGTCGGTAATGATGCAAGAAATGCACCGACCCGTCGATCGACATGCCGATGGATACCGCCGCGATCATCGCGGCCCCCAAGTTCACCCGACCACCAAGCCATCCCAAGGTCGCAAGCACCAGCGTCGCCGGCAATGCATTGGCAATCACGGCGGTAAGCGACAACCGAACGCTGGCCGTCATCACGGCCAGCAGTAGCCACACCAACGCAAACGACACGGCAAAGCAGATCCATTGGTCCGCAACCAGTCGGCGCACCAGTGCCGACAGCATCACATAGTATCCGGTGACCGCGGCCGATTTGTCGGGACGTCTCGACCCTTTGGATGGCGATGAATCGGAATCCAACCCGCCGACCATCCCCTGCCATTGCTGCGTTGCAGTGTGCCGCCGGACAACGTCTTGGACACGACCGATCAGACGCAGCTTGGTGTCGGCCGGCAATTGCTCGCGACTGCGAAGCATGATTCGCAATCGTCGCTGCGATTGAGTCGGTGGAACCAACAAAGCATCGGAAAAAGCGGGAAAGGCCGCTCGCATCGCTGCCAGACGTATTTCCGGCGTGCCCAGAGACAAAAGCGGCACCGCCATCGCAACACGTTCCGCATCGGCCATGCTGATCACCTTGGTCAACGATTGGTCGGCAACACGAATGGCACGTAAATCCGTCTGTAGCGTACGGACGGATTCCAGATAGTCATCGGTGATGATCGCGGGCGCCGGCAATGTGATGTCCCAAACACCGGCACCGCCCAGATCTCGTTCAACTTTGTGGTACGCCTGGACCAGCGGACTGTCGTCACGAAAGTTCTTCAAAAAACTCGTTTCCGTCTCCGTCCGTCTTAACCCGACCAGCGCGATGATTCCCAAAAAGACGGCCGTGGCGACAACGACGCGACGATACCCGATCGCCCAAGCGACCAACCGGGTTGCCACGTTGGCGACCGCGCCGGGGCGATGCACCGGAGTGATGCTGTTGCGTCGATGGTCACGCGGCCACAACGTCAATACGATCGGCGTGAACATCGCCAAAGCGATCAGGGCCATCAAAGCGGCCACCGCGATCAACCAACCAAAGTCGCGGACCGGACGAATCCCAGACGCCGCCAGCGATGCAAACCCCGCCGCATCGGTCAGGCACGTCCAGACAACCGGAATCCACAGCCGATTGATCACCGAAGCCCCTGTCCACGTCGGATCGTCATCCTTTGCTGTCGGCCCCCTGTCAATCTGCAGCTTCCAAAGGATCCCGACATGTAGAACGGCAGCTACGACGACCACGGTCACGATGGCGGTCAAGATGGTCGACACCATCGACAACTCGATCCCGGCCAACACTGCCAAAGCACGAGTCATCACCACCGACCAAGCAATGCATGTCACCGAAAGCAGCATGAACCGCAGGTTGCGAAGCGTGACCACCATGACCAGCGATAACAAAGCGATCGTCCACGTCGCCAAACGATCTCCATCCCGCTGCAGCAGATCGAATCCCTCGTTCAACAAAACCGGTTCGCCCACCAGCACAGGACGCCCCTGGGTCGATTCCGCGTCTTTGACCACCGACCGCAGTAAGTGGACCGCTTGGTCGGCGCGTTCGGGATCCAGAATCGCGACGACCGCCGCCTGGTCACGATCGGCCGAATGCGTGTAACCGCTGAACAAGTCCAAAAACCCCGTCGCTAGTGCATCATCGGGATCGGCCAACGCGGGTCCCGGCGACTCGCCACCCGAAAACAGGGCCGGTGGCCGCATTGATTGGACCACTCGATCCAATTCGGCAGGCGACAGCACGCCGACGACGCCTGGCACATCGGACACCTTTTCGGTCCAAAAACGGTTACGTCGCAGCCCCACATCCGACAGCAACTCGGGATCGTGATAGACCAGCATCACAATCGCATTGCCGCCAAAATCACGCTGCAATCGCTGGTACTGGACCAGCAACGGATCGTCCGCGGCGAACATCGACGCCAATTGGCGATCCATCGTCAAACGCCGCGAGACCGGATAGGCGGCTGCGAAGAAAACCAATCCGATCACCGCCAGCGCGATGCGAAGACGAAGCAGCGTCTTACCTATCATCCGCCGTCGCGTCTCCGATTCAGGGCCAACGATTCGTCAGCGCATCAGCCCGGACGAAACCAATCTTCACGGCTGGGATGATAGATCGCTTGCCCCAGACGACAAGCCCGAGCGGTCGTGGCGGGTACGGATCGCTCGTGCCGCTATCGGGTCGAATCGATGATCCACGACACGCGAATCGGTCGGCCGTTGGCGATTTGATGCGATGTTGTCTGGGCACGATTGCCATCGACGATGGTGACGTCCACGCTCATCTGATTCAATGTCTGGCGAACGGGCAGGGCGATTTCGAACGTTCCATCGGCTTGGACCTGGGTCGTCCACGTCAATTCGTTCAAACCCTGCGTATCGGTCTGACGGACGAACACGGTCGCGGTATCGACCGATCGTGTCTGCTGGTCCGTCTGTTCCATGATCACCCCACGGACCAGAAACGCGTCGCCAATCTCAAATGACTTGCGGACGACAAAGGCATCAGCGGTATCGCCCTTGATGACATAGAAATACTCCACCGCCGCCACGATGGGAAACAAAATCAGAATCGGCAAACCAATCCTCAGCAACCGTCCCCGAGCGACGTCGGATAGCCAAGTCGTCTTTCGTTTCTTTTTGCCTGCGGCAACTTCGCTGCGAGGTCGTTGTCCAAAGACCTGAAATGAAAACGTGTGTTCGTATCGTCTCAGCAACCGATCAAACGCGGGCTGAATGCCGTACAGCAGAAACCGCTTGCCTTCGCTTTCGGCATACAGCTTTGCCATGTTTAAACAGGCGACCACGTCGACGGTGGTTTCACCGATCGCCGTACAGTCGACCACGACGCCCCGTGCGGAATCGCGAATCCGGTGATAGATCGTTTCGCGGGCTCGTTCTAAATCCAAGGCCGATGGCTGATCCGAGAAATCAACAACGACTCTGGGCAGCTTTGCAATTTCATTGCGGTTCTTGACGGTGACCATTGTTCAAGCTGCGTTTGGGGTGCTGGACTCAAGGGCCCCCCAATATCAAAGGACTCGGCTGAATTTGATGTGCCTGACGTTCCTTTGGCGTTAACATTTTGTGAAATTCAGCATCCGGATTCGCTGCCAATGGTCGAACGTCGAAAAATCCACGTCGTTTTCACTGGCGGCAAACACCTTTGGGCACGGTTCCCCAGTGGCCTTTGGCGTGACACATTGTTGGATCGTCGCCACGTGCCATTGGTCGGATCACCCGTCACCACCTCCGAATCAAACCCCAGCCAGCCAAACACCGCTGGCTTCATTGGTCCGACACTGCATTGAGTTTCTCCAGCGATTGCCCGCCACGAACGCCGCATGGTCAGATTGGGTCACGATCTAAAGCGCCCCTGGCTTTGGCCGTCTGGATTGGTGGAATCCTGATGGCCCAGGCCGGCGTGATGTGGGTCAATCCGTCCAGCTTCGTCGATGATCCGGACGCCTACCGGCGGATCGCCTGGACGCTGGATCAATCCGGCGTTTTTGGTGTGATGTGGCCGGAAAGTGAAGCCAAACCGACCGCCTTCCGACCGCCGCTTTATCCGATCTTGCTATCGACGATCACGACCGAAGCAAGCGATGCAACGATCGCCGCGTTACCACAATGGCGAATCGGAATACTGCACCTCTTGCTAAACGCAGTCACCCTGATCTGTGTCGCTGCAATCTCCGCCGAGCATTTTGGACGTGCATCCGCCGGACTTGCCTGCCTGATGATCGGCGTTGACCCGATTCTGATTCGTCAATCAACGCTAGTCATGACCGAACCCTTGGCAACGGCACTGACCGCTTGGACGCTTTGGTGGTGGATGCGTCACCGGGACGAAACCACCGGATCACGATGGGTCCGATCTCTGATCATCGCTTCTACATTAGGACTGGCTTTTCTGTGTCGCCCCACTTTTTTGGTGTGGGCGTTCTTGTTGGCATTACTTGCATGGATCGAACTGCCTCGCCGCACAGCGATGATTCGCTTCGGCGTTATCGCGTCGGTGATGCTCGTGACCGTGGGTGCATGGACCTATCGAAACTTTCGTGTGATGGGCCATCCCGTTTGGGCGACGACGCACGGCGGATACACGATCTTGCTTGGCAACAATCGGTTCTTTTACGACTATCTATCGGAACCGTTCTCATGGACCGCGTGGGATGCGACACCCTTTTTGAATGCGTACGAGGATCGCCATGACGCAAGTGTTTCGATGGCTGACCTTTGGCAGATCCCACCGGAATCCGTCGCAACATTACCAAAGAACGCATCGGAGATCGACGAGGACCGCTGGGCGGGCGATGTTGCCAAAGCCACCATCACATCACGGCCGGCGATGTTCGTCTGGGCATGTGGCGTCCGGCTGATGCGGCTATGGAGTCCCGTTCCCCTGTCGACCGGCGAACGATCGACACTCGGGTTGGCGGTCATCAGCGTGTATTACGTTTTGTTCGGGGTACTGTTTCTGGTTTCGATGCTGCGGCACAAGAGCCGACTGCTAGGTGCCCCCTGGCTGGCCATTTGGGCGATGGTGTTGGCTCTGTCGGCGGTGCATTCGGTGTACTGGAGCAACCTGCGCATGCGAACGCCTGCCATGCCGGGACTTGCGGTCATCGCCGCCGGTTCGATCGCTCGTTCGACCGCTCTGGCGCGGCGAGAGGACGACCGCTGATGTGGCCCACCACCGAGGGCGTGCGAACGCTGGTCGATGCCGAACATGATCTGATTCGCGGCCTTGCCGGGATGATGGTCGATCAATTGGTCGCCGAAGGCCAGCAACGCTCCGCTCCTTACGAATACGACATTCCGTTGTTTGACCAATGGGATTGGCGACAACGACTGTGGATTCTGGACCAAGTCGTTCGGCCGATGCTTGGTTCCGATCCCGCACCGGACGCGGCGGCAATCTGGGAAGCCGCCATCGAAGCGATTTTTGCTGAGGCCGGGGACTTGATCGGCATGGAGATCGGCGACGATGACACGCCCCAACGTTGGCGTCAGTCGGTGGTCTCACTGGCCCGCCAAAAAGGAATCGATATTCCTGCCGTGGACGAGAATGACGTCGGCCGCTGGAATGATGATCTGGCACGGATTCGCGAATGCATCTTTGGACCGCCCAATTACTGGCGGGCCGAACGATTCCGCGACGGTGCCTTCGAAGACACGCAACGATTTCTTTGCCAACGCGGATTGCCGCCCGACTTCCTGGCCCGGATCCCGCCGCTACTGACCATCGAAGAAACTCAAGACACCATCGATCGTCTGCAGTCGATCATCTTTCGCGACCGATGAAGGTCGCCCGACACTAACGTTGTTTGTCGCCATCTGGTCCACAATTCCGATCCAACCAGAACAGGCACAAGCCACCGGCCACCGTCGACATCGATTCGCCCCATGTCCACCAACTTGGCAAGCCAGCCAGCCAATCGATCAACAGCTGCAGCACCCCCAATATCACCGTTCCCGCTGCGGCAAGCGCGATCAGTGGTCGATATCGCGTCAGATCCGAAGCCACGACCAACAAGACGGCACCCACAAATCCATACATCAGTGACAGATGACGGGCCAAGTAGAACGTCAACGGCGAATCGGGGAACGGATCAAACCCGAGGGAAAGCGAGATCTGGGTGATCCAGTGTGCCGGCATCACGGCGGCGCCGAATGCGAACAGGCTGACACCTCCGACCGCTTGCAAAAACCATTTCAGCGGCTTGTCACTCATGACCAGGGCGGTGTGGGGGTGGAATCCGGGATGACCATGCGGTCGTAAACTTCATCAGGCAACGAGACGGCCTTGCGGACACGCAAATCGGCCAGCACCCAACGGGTTTGCACACGGGCCAAAATCATGCGATCCGCCGGACGGCAAATCAAGTACTTTCGACGAATTGCCATTCGCATCTTTTCGCTGATCCAGGTGCGAATCACCAACTGGTCGCCTGCCAGCGCGGCGGCGCGATAGGTCACCTCGTGCTGACGAACCACCCATCCGAATCCGCGTTTCAGTTCCGCCGAGGCATCCCAACCGGTCGACGCCGAATGGTCCCTCGCCGCCCACAGTGTCCACTGCAGATACCGCAAATTGTGGACGTGTTCCTGTGCATCAATTTCATCCTGTTCGACGACGTGTTGCAGATCAAAAACCGACGGCATACCTCTGGTCCGTTTGCGGTAAACTGGCAAAATCCCCCCTAGCGCGAATTCCCCTGTGCGGAATCCTCCCGATGCGTGCCCCAATCGAACGCGCCCGACGTCTTTCGCCCAGGGGGCCGATCGATCGGCCTGTCACGCCCGGTTTGGCCGGAAAGACGGCTGTTCAAACGACTAAACTGTTGGCAACGGGTCAGCCCACGATGGGTGTGACAGCTTGCCGAAGGCGGGAATCCATCCTGTCCCGACATTGACATATTCGCGAAACGTTCGCCCCATTTCGTTTAGGACCCTAAACGCAATCCACCGGATCCCACGGAGCCATCAATGACATTCGCCCCGTCCAATCGATCAATCGGCGTCGCGCTGTTGGTGCTGCTTGCCGCCGGGGGTTGTGACTCCTATGCCCAATCGTCTCGTTCAGGATCGGCACGAGTGAATCAATCGCAAATCAAATCCGACGGAAACTTTTCCGAAGTCGTCACGCTGGCCGGCGGCTGTTTCTGGTGCACCGAGGCGGTCTACGAACAGTTTCAACAGTCAGGAAAAGTCGGCGAAGTTGTTTCCGGCTACATCGGCGGCACTAAGGCGGAAGCCAATTACGAAGCCGTGTGCAGTTACAAGCGTCCGATCCCCGGCAAACCGCTGCACGCCGAG
This window encodes:
- a CDS encoding ArnT family glycosyltransferase; protein product: MAVWIGGILMAQAGVMWVNPSSFVDDPDAYRRIAWTLDQSGVFGVMWPESEAKPTAFRPPLYPILLSTITTEASDATIAALPQWRIGILHLLLNAVTLICVAAISAEHFGRASAGLACLMIGVDPILIRQSTLVMTEPLATALTAWTLWWWMRHRDETTGSRWVRSLIIASTLGLAFLCRPTFLVWAFLLALLAWIELPRRTAMIRFGVIASVMLVTVGAWTYRNFRVMGHPVWATTHGGYTILLGNNRFFYDYLSEPFSWTAWDATPFLNAYEDRHDASVSMADLWQIPPESVATLPKNASEIDEDRWAGDVAKATITSRPAMFVWACGVRLMRLWSPVPLSTGERSTLGLAVISVYYVLFGVLFLVSMLRHKSRLLGAPWLAIWAMVLALSAVHSVYWSNLRMRTPAMPGLAVIAAGSIARSTALARREDDR
- a CDS encoding acyl-CoA thioesterase, coding for MPSVFDLQHVVEQDEIDAQEHVHNLRYLQWTLWAARDHSASTGWDASAELKRGFGWVVRQHEVTYRAAALAGDQLVIRTWISEKMRMAIRRKYLICRPADRMILARVQTRWVLADLRVRKAVSLPDEVYDRMVIPDSTPTPPWS
- a CDS encoding efflux RND transporter permease subunit, whose product is MIGKTLLRLRIALAVIGLVFFAAAYPVSRRLTMDRQLASMFAADDPLLVQYQRLQRDFGGNAIVMLVYHDPELLSDVGLRRNRFWTEKVSDVPGVVGVLSPAELDRVVQSMRPPALFSGGESPGPALADPDDALATGFLDLFSGYTHSADRDQAAVVAILDPERADQAVHLLRSVVKDAESTQGRPVLVGEPVLLNEGFDLLQRDGDRLATWTIALLSLVMVVTLRNLRFMLLSVTCIAWSVVMTRALAVLAGIELSMVSTILTAIVTVVVVAAVLHVGILWKLQIDRGPTAKDDDPTWTGASVINRLWIPVVWTCLTDAAGFASLAASGIRPVRDFGWLIAVAALMALIALAMFTPIVLTLWPRDHRRNSITPVHRPGAVANVATRLVAWAIGYRRVVVATAVFLGIIALVGLRRTETETSFLKNFRDDSPLVQAYHKVERDLGGAGVWDITLPAPAIITDDYLESVRTLQTDLRAIRVADQSLTKVISMADAERVAMAVPLLSLGTPEIRLAAMRAAFPAFSDALLVPPTQSQRRLRIMLRSREQLPADTKLRLIGRVQDVVRRHTATQQWQGMVGGLDSDSSPSKGSRRPDKSAAVTGYYVMLSALVRRLVADQWICFAVSFALVWLLLAVMTASVRLSLTAVIANALPATLVLATLGWLGGRVNLGAAMIAAVSIGMSIDGSVHFLHHYRRCRRMGMNAPLASESAGSAVGAAMLLATVALVVGFGVMANSRFVPTATFGVLVAATLVLGTLVNLTVLPAAIVGWAKDQTDAVDASDDGSDDGP